One region of Kwoniella pini CBS 10737 chromosome 6, complete sequence genomic DNA includes:
- a CDS encoding mitochondrial 37S ribosomal protein mS23 gives MRRIPSQVPQAVSRLLQGNVIQQPPTWYIPVLSNPPPVLPARQTVQRNRPINDSIEERDSSDLAYIPKGELERRDKLRKFKTRKNKPERIVYLRDKIRRQFFKDFAFEALRPISLIENQEITENNKIDGENWIKLEQRGLYPTVEDTISFVINIQKTRSIPISDAYAIATREFIKLRARHEQSTIAAEIEARYYGAEFKPDAFERQFNLEEKSLSTLINSSNRQSFSNSNSENSSKSKFKKLPRWQWSNSLSPSTLGNLNEFTNGLNYIENWKLPLPPKESILNQSELLSSIPIQSDQSTITTNSSSTSEESENDLAFLTSVLGKSRT, from the exons ATGCGAAGAATTCCTTCTCAAGTCCCTCAAGCAGTTTCAAGATTATTACAAGGAAACGTAATTCAACAACCTCCAACATGGTATATACCAGTTTTATCAAATCCACCTCCAGTTTTACCTGCAAGACAAACAGTTCAACGTAATAGACCTATAAATGATAgtatagaagaaagagattcAAGCGATTTAGCATATATAccaaaaggtgaattagaaagaagagataaattaagaaaattcaaaactAGAAAAAATAAACCTGAAAGAATAGTTTATTTAAGAGATAAAATTAGAAGACAATTTTTTAAAGATTTCGCATTTGAAGCTTTACGTCCTATAtcattaattgaaaatcaagagattacagaaaataataaaattgatggAGAAAATTGGATTAAATTGGAACAGAGGGGTTTATATCCTACTGTTGAAGA CACCATTTCATTCGTTataaatattcaaaaaacaagatcaattccaatttcagATGCATACGCAATTGCAACTAGAGAATTTATAAAACTTAGAGCAAGACATGAACAATCTACTATAGcagctgaaattgaagctaGATATTATGGTGCAGAATTTAAACCAGATGCattt GAACGTCAATttaatttagaagaaaaatcattatctaCACTtataaattcttcaaatcgtcaatcattttcaaattcaaattctgaaAACAGTtcaaaaagtaaatttaaaaaattacCAAGATGGCAATGGtcaaattctttatctCCATCTACATTAggtaatttaaatgaatttacaaatggtttaaattatattgaaaattggaaattacctttaccacctaaaGAATCTATTCTAAATCAAAGtgaattattatcttcTATTCCAATACAATCTGATCAATCTACAATTACAACAaactcatcatcaacttcagaagaatcagaaaatgatttagcttttttaaCTAGTGTTTTAGGTAAATCTAGGACATAG
- a CDS encoding nuclear distribution protein PAC1 has translation MSSLLSERQKDELHKSLLSYLHSQGLHDSFEVLRRETDNEDFQTDDPKARWVGLLEKKWTSVIRLQKKIMDLESRNAALLAELASPNRASSSSSSSSAPFLPRAPARHTLTSHRAPITKVTFHPTWTVVASASEDSSVKIWDWESGEMERTLKGHTKSVNDVDFDSKGGFMVTCSSDLTIKIWDTSNEYTNVKTLHGHDHSVSSVRFTHDGEKLVSASRDKTIKVWEVASGYCVKTFSGHSEWVRGVVPSDDGKWLVSCSNDQTSRIWDFSTGETKVELRGHEHVLECAIFAPINCYPAIRELAGLGNAPPGESRAKAPGAFVVTGSRDKTIKLWDASSGQCLRTFVGHDNWIRALVFHPTGKYLLSASDDKTIKIWDLTNGRCIKTIDAHGHFITSMTWGRALIGGSGTNLTNGDSVVKKKEGEDDGPRRINVLATGSVDQTVKIWTP, from the exons ATGTCGAGTCTCCTCTCTGAACGTCAGAAGGATGAACT ccataaatcattattatcttaCCTCCATTCGCAAGGCCTACACGATTCCTTTGAAGTTCTAAGACGAGAAACGgataatgaagatttcCAAACGGATGATCCGAAAGCTAGATGGGTAGGATtgttggaaaagaaatggaCGAGTGTGATACGGTTgcaaaagaag ATAATGGACTTAGAATCTCGTAATGCCGCTCTTCTAGCCGAACTTGCTTCACCAAATCgagcatcttcatcgtcatcttcttcctccgCACCATTCTTACCTAGAGCACCAGCACGTCATACTTTAACATCTCATCGAGCACCAATAACTAAAGTGACTTTTCATCCAACTTGGACAGTAGTTGCAAGTGCAAGTGAAGATTCAAGTGTCAAAATATGGGATTGGGAATCTGGAGAGATGGAACGAACTTTGAAAGGACATACTAAAAGCGTtaatgatgttgattttgattccAAAGGGGGATTTATGG TGACGTGTTCATCAGATCTAACAATAAAGATATGGGATACTTCGAACGAATATACGAATGTCAAAACTCTGCATGGACATGATCATTCAGTATCAAGTGTGCGGTTCACACATGATGGAGAGAAATTAGTATCGGCAAGTAGGGATAAGACTATAAAAGTTTGGGAGGTTGCTAGTGG GTATTGCGTGAAGACATTTAGCGGGCATTCCGAGTGGGTTAGAGGAGTCGTTCCTTCTGATGATGGGAAATGGTTAGTGAGCTGTTCGAATGATCAA ACATCGAGGATATGGGACTTCTCAACCGGGGAAACCAAAGTGGAATTGAGGGGTCATGAGCATGTTCTAGAATGTGCGATATTTGCGCCGATAAATTGTTATCCTGCAATAAGGGAATTGGCGGGTTTGGGA AACGCACCTCCTGGAGAAAGTCGTGCAAAGGCTCCAGGAGCTTTCGTAGTGACCGGTTCAAGAGACAAGACCATAAAGCTCTGGGATGCGTCATCAGGTCAATGTTTACGGACCTTT GTTGGTCATGATAATTGGATTCGAGCATTAGTGTTTCATCCAACAGGGAAATATCTCTTATCAGCCTCAGATGATAAAACGATAAAAATATGGGATTTAACAAATGGACGTTGTATTAAAACTATTGATGCTCACGGTCATTTTATCACTTCAATGACATGGGGTAGAGCTTTGATAGGAGGAAGTGGAACAAATTTAACAAATGGAGATAGTGTagtcaagaagaaagaaggagaagatgatggtcCTAGGAGAATCAATGTTCTGGCTACTGGAAGTGTGGACCAAACTGTCAAG ATATGGACACCATAG